The following nucleotide sequence is from Zea mays cultivar B73 chromosome 1, Zm-B73-REFERENCE-NAM-5.0, whole genome shotgun sequence.
tttttttATTGTATATGCAAGCATGTAATCGTCTTAAATATTCCTGACATCTGTAATGCATGCAGGTCGTGTTGTCAAGACTGAGCTGGCGGTGGCTGCTGGCGTTCACCTCCCTCCCATGCTTCGCCTTGCTCGTGTTTTTCGTCGTCGCACCGGAGTCGCCACGGTACCTCTGCGCGCAGAACAGAATATCCGACGCGACCCTTGTTCTTGAGAGGATGTCCAGGACGAACAAGGCCGCTCTTCCTCCCGGAGCTCTGGCATACCACCACACGGAAACGCAGCTGGGACTGGGAGAGAGTACAACAGACGACGCCTCCAAATCCGGTTCCGGTGGCATGGCTGCCCTGCGCAGGCTGTTCTCGCGCAAACTGCTGAGATCCACGCTTCTCATCTGGTTCGTTTGGTTTGCAAACTCCTTTGCCTATTACGGCCTAGTGTTGCTGACGTCGCAGCTGAGTGACGCGAACCGGAGGTGCGCATCGTCGTCTGCTCACAAATCTCAAGCGCACGAAGGAAACCCGAATCTCTATAAAGATGTCTTCATAACTAGCTTAGCAGGTAGGTACTACTACTATTAATTAATTGTTGGTGCTGCCTCTAACCCAAATATGGCATCGCCAGAGTTTCCGGGGCTGGTTATTTCTGCCATTATCGTTGATTGGCTTGGCCGGAAAGCTACAATGTGGATCTTGCTGTTTGGATGCTGTGGCTTCCTCGGACCTCTGGCTGTTCATCAGAAGGAGTCGGTGACAACCGCTCTTCTGTTCGGTGCTCGCGCCTGTGGCATGGGGAGCTCTACGGTCTTGTGCTTATACGCACCAGAGGTAATGGTTGTGAGTTGTTTCTTGTATGGTTGAGTACTCTCATGAGTATATTAGCTACCCTTCTTCCTCTTTGATTGGCAGGTGTACCCAACATCAGCGCGCTCCACAGGTGTTGGCATTGCCACCGCCATCGGAAAAATTGGCGGCATCGTTTGCCCCCTCATCGCTGTCGGCATGCTGCGGAGCTGCCACCAAATGCAAGCCGTCCTGGTCTTTGAGCTTGTCCTAGGCCTCGCGGGAGTAGCCTGCATCCTCTTCCCTGTGGAGACCAAGGGCCGCGAGATGAAATGACAGACCCTTCACAGCACCCAAAGCGACCACTACTTTCAGCGGCGTACGTTCGAACATAAAGTATTTTTGTTGAAGACGCGTACTCAGAAAATTGCTCAAGCTATATCTTTAATGAAATATTCTGAGTATCCTTTTTATCAATTAGTTTTTTCTACCCTATGTCTTTTTAGTTTTCACTATTTTGATTAGATTTTGTTTTCTAATTAAAATCTTAATACAACCTGCGTGGAGTTAGTTTGCTAACGCATGTGCCATGATATGGTTACAGGATAATGAAAAACAGTTTTGAGCTCTTTTAGGCTCAAACCACGAGTTCAAATCATGTGTGTGAGTGGGGACGTGTGGTGGGGGAGGAATTAGTTCGTTTGGGATTAATTTACTCGGTGGATTTGGATTCTTTGTATTTTTAGGCACTGTTTGGGATAGCTCCAGCTCTATTAAATTTGGTAGAGTTAGAGGAGCAGGCCATTAAACGCTCTAAAAAATTGTAGAGTTAGAGCAATAAGCCTTTAGAAGATATTTAGATAAGCCAAtttgtttattatttagattaaaaatatttttaaaactaaTTAAAATGATATTATAAACTACAACTCCACACTGGAGCTGGAACCTGGAGCCATTCCAAAcacatgtaacaccctgaatttggggtataaaattttttctgtaatatccaccaaattcaggtgttgccTCTTTCCTTCTCTCTATAGATTTCTTCTCTCTTCATTTTAATAGAGTTTGTGTATTTATTTGAGAGGTGTATTATTTATTTAAGTACAATAAACCATAGGGGagacatgaaatgttgcatcatgctgagcctaattTTTTCGTTTGTCTGACGCACATGTTTAgaatatttaaatttgaatttgtggtatgtttgaatttgaatccaaaagagaaaataaaagaaaactgGATTAGAAAATTCGGAATAAAAGAAAAACAGAAAGAAGCCCTGCCGCCCCCTTTCCTCGGCCTTTTGGCCCAGCCAGCCCAGAGCGCACGCTCGCGTCTTCTCTCTGCCAGGTGGGTTCCGCCTGCCGGCGCCGAACCTCTCGCCAGCGCGCGTTCGCTCCCTCCCTTTCTGCTTGGGGGCCACCTTGTCAGCGCCGGCCCGCACGCTCGCTCGTGCGCCCCCTCGCTGACTCGTGGGCCTCGCTCGTCAGCCCCATCTCCTTCCCCGCAACCGCCGCGCCTGCGCCCACGGCGTACGCTCCGCGTGGACAAACCGAGCCATGCCCCCATGACTCACCCCGCGCACGTCGCTCGGGCGTCAAGGTAAATACCCTGGACCCTCCAACACACCCCCACCTCTCATTCGCTCCCTCTTTGCCCCTTGCCCTCACCCAGCTCGCAGCGCCACCACCGCTGTTGCCTAGCCGTTCCACCGTCCTCGCCGGGCCTTTGCCATCGCCTCGCCCACGGTGAGCTCTGCCTGAGCACAGTGCACTGGGAACCTGCCTGGGTTTCCCCTTTCATCGGCTCGTCTGCCCCGTCCGCGCCTAACTCCTTCCCTGCGCAGACCGGAGGTCAACCACCGCCGCATTCCCTCGCTGTCCGGCCAACCAAAGCCTCCCAGCGTCGCACCGACCACCCCCGAGCACCGACCCTAAGTAAGGAACCTCACCCCCCTTCTTTTGCATTAATTTCGTCTCACCGTGGTGGATTTGGGCTCGCCAAAGCTGCTGCTCGTAGGGTCGCCGCGTCTTCACGGCGCCCGGCCAGTACAATCTTCCCCTGTGCCCAAATCTCGACCTAGAATGCTCCTACCCCCTCATCGAAGCTCATGCCGGCCTCGGTACACCGGATTATCCCCCACCGCGGTGGGGATTGGTCGCCGGAGCACCCTTTGGTCCGCTGGGGACCCCCTCCATCATTTTCCCACCCTCGTTCCCGTTCTTGCGACCTAAGCTCCACCGTACTGTTCGTTGGGTTCCC
It contains:
- the LOC100281528 gene encoding synaptic vesicle 2-related protein isoform X1, which gives rise to METYTTDDALTAMGFGKFQALVLVYAGTGWLADSMELMLLSFVGPLVRQQWNVSAQHESLLSSVVFTGMLLGACSWGYISDKYGRRTALLFSVTLTAGAGLTSALSPNYISLLALRFLVGVGVGGTHVFSSWFLEFVPTKNRGAWMLVFSAFWTIGTIFEASLAWVVLSRLSWRWLLAFTSLPCFALLVFFVVAPESPRYLCAQNRISDATLVLERMSRTNKAALPPGALAYHHTETQLGLGESTTDDASKSGSGGMAALRRLFSRKLLRSTLLIWFVWFANSFAYYGLVLLTSQLSDANRRCASSSAHKSQAHEGNPNLYKDVFITSLAEFPGLVISAIIVDWLGRKATMWILLFGCCGFLGPLAVHQKESVTTALLFGARACGMGSSTVLCLYAPEVYPTSARSTGVGIATAIGKIGGIVCPLIAVGMLRSCHQMQAVLVFELVLGLAGVACILFPVETKGREMK
- the LOC100281528 gene encoding synaptic vesicle 2-related protein: METYTTDDALTAMGFGKFQALVLVYAGTGWLADSMELMLLSFVGPLVRQQWNVSAQHESLLSSVVFTGMLLGACSWGYISDKYGRRTALLFSVTLTAGAGLTSALSPNYISLLALRFLVGVGVGGTHVFSSWFLEFVPTKNRGAWMLVFSAFWTIGTIFEASLAWVVLSRLSWRWLLAFTSLPCFALLVFFVVAPESPRYLCAQNRISDATLVLERMSRTNKAALPPGALAYHHTETQLGLGESTTDDASKSGSGGMAALRRLFSRKLLRSTLLIWFVWFANSFAYYGLVLLTSQLSDANRRCASSSAHKSQAHEGNPNLYKDVFITSLAGRYYYY